One genomic region from Arthrobacter pigmenti encodes:
- a CDS encoding branched-chain amino acid ABC transporter permease — MSAPAAGAFPHPSGSSPGTPASIKAGEFENRISGVLRNAEGPLEGVQITATGEGFEGEATSDESGRWVIEVPEQGAYEVELDESTLPDGAQLAEGQENPRTVTFSGTTNITTLFLFGEGIVLETTSFWSVLADRAVAGLSFGLLLALSAVGLSLIFGTTGLTNFAHGEMVTMGAVLAFAFAALGLPAIIAIILAVIGGGAFGYVQDAGLWKPLRRKGTGLVPMMIVSIGLALALRYIIQFNFGGQTQQLPGAQGNILDFGPVSISQNNLNSLITSLVVILLIAFLLLRTRVGKATRAVADNPALAAASGIDVDRVIRLVWVVGGALAALGGILWAYYRPGVTFNMGQQILLLIFAGVVLGGLGTVFGALLGSIIVGLFVEISTIWLEADLKYVGALLVMILVLLFRPQGILGRRERVG; from the coding sequence ATGAGCGCACCTGCGGCCGGGGCGTTCCCCCATCCATCGGGAAGCAGTCCAGGCACCCCAGCCTCCATCAAGGCGGGTGAGTTCGAGAACCGGATCAGCGGCGTACTTCGGAACGCTGAAGGCCCGCTGGAAGGCGTTCAAATAACCGCTACCGGTGAAGGCTTCGAAGGCGAAGCCACCTCGGACGAGAGCGGACGCTGGGTCATCGAGGTCCCCGAACAGGGCGCCTATGAGGTGGAGCTCGATGAGTCCACCCTCCCCGATGGTGCACAGCTGGCCGAAGGCCAGGAGAATCCCCGCACAGTCACGTTCTCCGGCACCACAAACATCACCACGCTGTTCCTCTTCGGTGAGGGAATCGTGCTGGAGACCACCAGCTTCTGGAGCGTGCTGGCCGACCGTGCGGTCGCGGGGCTGAGCTTCGGGCTACTTCTCGCGCTGAGCGCCGTCGGCCTCTCACTGATTTTCGGCACAACGGGACTCACGAACTTCGCACACGGCGAGATGGTGACCATGGGTGCGGTTCTGGCGTTCGCCTTCGCTGCGCTGGGACTCCCGGCGATCATCGCGATCATCCTCGCCGTGATCGGCGGCGGCGCATTCGGCTACGTGCAGGATGCGGGGCTCTGGAAGCCGCTGCGGCGCAAGGGCACGGGCCTTGTGCCGATGATGATCGTCAGCATCGGCCTGGCGCTGGCACTGCGCTACATCATTCAGTTCAACTTCGGCGGACAGACCCAGCAGCTCCCAGGCGCGCAGGGAAACATCCTGGACTTCGGTCCGGTGTCCATCTCGCAGAACAACCTGAACTCGCTGATCACCAGTCTGGTGGTGATCCTGCTGATCGCCTTCCTGCTGCTGCGCACCCGCGTCGGCAAGGCCACCCGTGCGGTCGCGGACAACCCGGCCCTCGCGGCCGCCTCTGGTATCGACGTGGACCGCGTCATCCGCCTGGTCTGGGTAGTGGGCGGGGCACTGGCCGCACTCGGTGGGATCCTGTGGGCTTACTACCGTCCGGGCGTGACCTTCAACATGGGCCAGCAGATCCTGTTGCTGATCTTCGCGGGCGTGGTCCTCGGTGGGCTCGGTACCGTCTTTGGTGCACTGCTCGGCTCAATCATCGTTGGGCTCTTCGTGGAGATTTCGACCATCTGGCTTGAGGCCGACCTCAAGTACGTCGGCGCTCTGCTCGTCATGATTCTTGTTCTTCTCTTCCGGCCCCAGGGAATCCTGGGCCGCCGTGAGCGCGTAGGTTAG
- a CDS encoding Bax inhibitor-1/YccA family protein, producing the protein MALGGNPVFNGKNFRTAARGNNPAAHGSTALAGQSAMNQQQLENLYNQPSAGPAETGRMTFDDVIVKTIATIGMVLIGAAVPAFLLPGLALPLMVIGLIGGFVLGLVNAFKREPVPALILAYGFLEGLFLGGLTMFLENMFPNIALQAIVGTLTVFAVTLLLFKSGKVRATPKAMKIFMIMMIGYAAFSLVNLGLVLFGATESMFGVRGAGIPGTEGMFGFENGIPWGLVIGLLAIGLAAFSLVIDFTMISEGVKNGAPRKYSWTAAFGLTVTLVWLYVEILRLIAIVRGSSE; encoded by the coding sequence ATGGCACTCGGCGGTAACCCGGTTTTCAACGGTAAGAACTTCCGTACCGCTGCCCGCGGCAACAATCCGGCAGCGCACGGTTCAACAGCATTGGCCGGTCAGTCGGCAATGAACCAGCAGCAGCTGGAGAACCTCTACAACCAGCCCTCGGCAGGTCCTGCCGAAACGGGGCGGATGACTTTCGACGACGTGATCGTCAAGACCATCGCCACAATCGGCATGGTGCTCATCGGTGCAGCTGTCCCAGCGTTCCTGCTGCCGGGCCTGGCGCTCCCACTGATGGTAATCGGCCTGATCGGTGGATTTGTTCTCGGACTGGTCAATGCGTTCAAGCGTGAGCCCGTTCCAGCACTGATTCTCGCCTACGGCTTCCTTGAGGGCTTGTTCCTCGGCGGGCTGACCATGTTCCTCGAGAACATGTTCCCGAATATCGCACTGCAGGCGATTGTCGGAACCCTCACCGTGTTCGCGGTTACGTTGTTGCTTTTCAAGAGCGGCAAGGTACGCGCCACTCCGAAGGCAATGAAGATTTTCATGATCATGATGATCGGCTACGCGGCTTTCAGCCTCGTGAACCTTGGCCTGGTCCTCTTCGGCGCTACTGAGAGCATGTTCGGAGTTCGAGGAGCAGGCATCCCGGGCACCGAGGGAATGTTCGGATTCGAGAACGGCATCCCGTGGGGCCTTGTGATCGGGCTGTTGGCTATCGGCCTGGCAGCGTTCTCCCTGGTCATCGACTTCACCATGATCAGCGAGGGCGTGAAGAACGGTGCTCCGCGCAAGTACTCGTGGACCGCGGCCTTCGGCCTGACGGTCACGCTCGTGTGGCTGTATGTCGAAATCCTGCGCCTCATCGCCATCGTTCGCGGTAGCAGCGAGTAA
- a CDS encoding AI-2E family transporter yields the protein MTRPSRRKTHQAFQNAFAAPAGRSAGEDVPYALRVSAAWSWRVGLVIVVSGVLIWLLSHISLLVIPLMVAGLLSSLLTPLVTFLRRHRFPNGVAVAATVISFLLVVGGTLSLVGQQLAVGFADLWDEALAGIQQIQDWLSDGPLHLTSAQIDNFIDEAATAVENNSGMIVSGALSFGSSAGYFLAGLLLTVFALIFFLLDGERIWRFTAGLAPRRARAAVAGAGQRGWTSMANYVRVQILVAFIDAVGIGLGAAIIGVPLVLPLTVLVFLGSFIPIIGALFTGMVAVLLALVANGWVNALVMLAIVLLVQQVEGHILQPFVMGRAVSLHPLAVVLAVAGGSLLAGIPGALFSVPVLAILNTVVRYIAARSWETDPALGAPAPRHPEPGTAPAPTTGELTEPDTSTKEAST from the coding sequence ATGACGCGTCCATCGCGGCGGAAAACGCACCAGGCCTTCCAGAATGCCTTTGCCGCGCCCGCGGGGCGGTCGGCCGGCGAAGACGTGCCTTACGCACTGCGGGTGAGCGCGGCCTGGTCGTGGCGGGTGGGCCTGGTCATCGTGGTCTCCGGTGTGCTCATCTGGCTTCTGAGCCACATCTCCCTTCTGGTCATCCCGCTGATGGTTGCGGGCCTGCTCTCCAGCCTGCTCACCCCGCTGGTCACCTTTCTCCGCCGCCACCGGTTCCCGAACGGGGTTGCCGTTGCGGCCACGGTCATCAGTTTCCTCCTGGTGGTTGGCGGAACGCTGTCCCTCGTCGGCCAACAGCTTGCCGTGGGGTTCGCGGACCTCTGGGATGAGGCTCTGGCAGGCATTCAGCAGATCCAGGACTGGCTTTCGGACGGTCCGCTGCACCTGACTTCCGCGCAGATCGACAACTTTATTGACGAGGCAGCCACCGCCGTAGAGAACAACAGCGGCATGATCGTCAGCGGTGCGCTCTCCTTCGGTAGCAGCGCGGGTTACTTCCTCGCGGGCCTGCTGCTCACAGTGTTCGCGCTGATCTTCTTCCTGCTCGACGGTGAGCGCATCTGGCGCTTCACCGCCGGCCTGGCACCCCGGCGCGCCCGGGCGGCCGTGGCAGGGGCCGGGCAACGTGGCTGGACCTCCATGGCCAACTATGTGCGGGTCCAGATTCTGGTGGCCTTCATCGACGCCGTCGGTATCGGCCTCGGAGCCGCAATCATCGGTGTTCCGCTGGTCCTTCCGCTGACTGTCCTGGTATTCCTTGGATCCTTCATACCGATTATCGGAGCGCTGTTCACGGGCATGGTCGCCGTCCTTCTGGCGCTGGTTGCCAACGGCTGGGTGAATGCGCTGGTGATGCTCGCCATCGTGCTGCTGGTCCAGCAGGTCGAGGGGCATATCCTTCAGCCGTTCGTCATGGGCAGGGCGGTATCCTTGCACCCGCTGGCCGTTGTCCTGGCGGTTGCGGGCGGCTCGCTGCTTGCCGGGATACCCGGGGCGCTGTTCTCAGTTCCGGTTCTTGCCATTCTTAACACGGTGGTCCGCTACATCGCCGCGCGTTCCTGGGAAACCGATCCCGCACTTGGCGCTCCGGCGCCCCGTCATCCAGAACCGGGGACGGCGCCCGCGCCGACGACGGGTGAACTCACCGAACCAGACACCTCCACGAAAGAAGCCTCAACGTGA
- the ilvA gene encoding threonine ammonia-lyase — protein sequence MLEGVIAYTPIEDSRALGRRTGSKVSLKCENLQRAGSFKVRGAYVRMARLTAEERAHGVVAASAGNHAQGVAVAASRLGIRARIYMPLGVALPKLAATRGHGAEVVLHGHNVDEALTEAQRYADETGAVFVHPFDNVDVVAGQGTIGLEILEQVPDVDTILMGVGGGGLLAGVAVAVKARARELGREIRIIGVQAENAAAYPPSLAADALVPLKKVSTIADGIAVGRPGQLPFSIIKELVDDVVTVSEDSLARALIFLLERSKMVVEPAGAVGVAALLDGKLTENGANPGNTAVVLSGGNIDPMLMLKVIQRGLAAAGRFMVVRMLLDDRPGSLATISRIIAESDANVTGVDHTRVGGSISMGDVAITINMETKGEEHCELVLNNLRAEGFQPVVIQG from the coding sequence ATGCTCGAAGGGGTCATTGCGTACACGCCCATCGAGGATTCCCGTGCCCTGGGACGGCGGACCGGTTCGAAGGTCTCCCTCAAGTGCGAGAACCTGCAGCGTGCCGGATCCTTCAAGGTGCGTGGCGCCTACGTCCGGATGGCACGGCTTACCGCCGAAGAGCGGGCCCACGGGGTTGTCGCGGCGTCGGCCGGAAACCACGCACAGGGTGTCGCGGTTGCGGCGAGCAGACTGGGCATCAGAGCCCGGATCTACATGCCGCTGGGAGTCGCCCTGCCGAAGCTCGCGGCAACCCGCGGCCATGGTGCCGAGGTTGTGCTGCACGGCCATAACGTCGATGAGGCGCTGACGGAAGCCCAGCGCTACGCGGACGAGACCGGAGCGGTGTTTGTCCATCCGTTCGACAACGTGGACGTTGTAGCGGGCCAGGGCACCATCGGCCTGGAGATCCTCGAGCAGGTACCTGACGTGGACACCATCCTCATGGGTGTTGGCGGCGGAGGGCTGCTGGCCGGGGTCGCCGTAGCTGTGAAGGCGCGCGCCCGGGAGCTTGGCCGGGAGATCCGGATCATCGGCGTGCAGGCTGAGAACGCGGCAGCCTATCCGCCTTCACTGGCGGCGGATGCGCTGGTGCCGCTGAAGAAGGTTTCCACGATCGCGGACGGCATCGCCGTGGGCCGGCCAGGGCAGCTTCCCTTTTCGATCATCAAGGAACTGGTCGACGACGTCGTCACAGTCAGCGAGGATTCCCTCGCCCGTGCGCTGATCTTCCTGCTTGAACGCTCCAAGATGGTGGTTGAACCCGCAGGAGCGGTGGGTGTCGCGGCGCTCCTGGACGGCAAGTTGACTGAGAACGGGGCAAACCCCGGGAACACCGCCGTCGTACTGTCGGGTGGAAATATCGATCCGATGCTGATGCTGAAAGTGATCCAGCGCGGCCTTGCCGCCGCGGGGCGATTCATGGTGGTGCGGATGCTGCTCGATGACCGCCCGGGTTCGCTCGCGACCATTTCGAGGATCATCGCGGAATCGGACGCCAACGTGACGGGCGTGGATCACACCCGGGTGGGTGGCTCGATCAGCATGGGTGACGTGGCGATCACCATCAATATGGAGACCAAGGGCGAGGAGCACTGCGAACTGGTTCTGAACAATCTTCGGGCGGAAGGCTTCCAGCCCGTTGTCATCCAGGGCTGA
- the galT gene encoding galactose-1-phosphate uridylyltransferase, producing the protein MTHMTPTCLSDGRELIYFDASPEASAAHRDVSAVADRRGLPPRGGTGDVRYDPLTGEWTAVAAHRQTRTHLPPADQCPLCPSSSVNLSEIPAEDYEVVVFENRFSSFGPDLGTLPGPEAGSTGWGTTTPAYGRCEVVAFDSSHEGSFGSLPPERARTVIDAWAQRTEALSALEGIRQVFPFENRGADIGVTLLHPHGQIYAYPFVPPRAAVMGQAARRYFDAVDGRGTLMGSVLKAERDSGERMVLEGEHFSAYVPFAARWPLEVHLVPHRHVPDLAALTGGERDELTTLYLDLLARVDGIYSTPTPYISAWHQAPLVPELRESGYLHLQLTSPRRAEDKLKFLAGSEAAMGAFINDTTPEKVAATLRAVTPAGKEAQ; encoded by the coding sequence ATGACCCACATGACACCTACGTGTCTGTCCGACGGCCGCGAGCTGATTTACTTCGATGCCTCCCCGGAAGCGTCCGCAGCGCATCGTGACGTCTCCGCCGTGGCTGACCGTCGCGGCCTTCCGCCGCGCGGCGGGACGGGCGACGTGCGGTATGACCCCCTCACCGGTGAGTGGACTGCGGTAGCCGCGCATCGCCAGACGCGCACCCACCTGCCGCCGGCCGATCAATGTCCCCTGTGTCCGTCGTCGTCGGTCAATCTGTCGGAAATTCCTGCCGAAGACTACGAAGTGGTCGTGTTCGAGAACCGCTTCTCATCGTTCGGTCCCGATCTCGGTACCCTTCCCGGCCCCGAGGCCGGCAGCACCGGCTGGGGTACGACGACGCCGGCCTACGGTCGGTGCGAAGTAGTTGCCTTCGATTCATCCCACGAGGGCTCCTTCGGATCGCTGCCGCCTGAGCGAGCACGCACTGTCATCGACGCGTGGGCGCAGCGGACCGAAGCGCTCTCAGCGTTGGAGGGAATCCGGCAGGTCTTCCCGTTCGAGAACCGCGGCGCGGACATCGGAGTTACCCTCCTGCACCCGCACGGGCAGATCTATGCGTACCCCTTCGTTCCCCCGCGGGCTGCGGTGATGGGACAGGCCGCCCGCCGCTATTTCGACGCCGTCGACGGCCGAGGGACACTCATGGGTTCAGTGCTGAAAGCAGAGCGGGACTCCGGCGAACGCATGGTCCTCGAAGGAGAACACTTCAGCGCCTACGTCCCGTTCGCTGCCCGCTGGCCGCTGGAAGTCCATCTCGTACCTCACCGCCATGTGCCGGACCTCGCAGCGTTGACGGGCGGGGAACGGGATGAACTCACAACCCTCTACCTGGACCTGCTGGCCCGCGTCGACGGGATTTACAGCACCCCCACTCCGTACATCTCAGCCTGGCATCAGGCCCCGCTGGTGCCTGAACTTCGGGAATCCGGCTATCTCCACCTGCAGCTCACCTCGCCCCGCCGGGCCGAGGACAAGCTGAAGTTCCTGGCCGGCTCCGAGGCCGCGATGGGCGCTTTCATCAATGACACCACCCCCGAGAAGGTCGCAGCCACCCTGCGCGCCGTAACCCCTGCAGGGAAGGAAGCACAGTGA
- a CDS encoding DeoR/GlpR family DNA-binding transcription regulator produces the protein MFQPIDRPLEIPVLAADRHAAILDTLRVQRTVRVSELAAGLGVSEMTIRRDIDSLDAAGTLRKVHGGAVSRATLSTLEPGFGVNADQRTEAKEAIASAAAELVEPGMTIALTGGTTTYRLVEHLTGPLTIITNSLPAAEKLHRSAASGITVLLTGGERSPSEALVGPIATSTVRSFNVDLCFMGSHGVDADAGITTPNLAEADTNRAFAEQCGRLVILADSTKFGTVSLARVAGLAAVHCIVTDQPPSDSRYAAQTTVITPDSYASPSTQLPQDAP, from the coding sequence TTGTTTCAACCCATCGATCGACCCCTGGAGATACCCGTGCTCGCTGCTGACCGCCACGCCGCGATTCTGGACACCCTGCGTGTGCAGCGCACCGTGCGGGTGAGCGAACTCGCCGCAGGCCTGGGCGTTTCCGAGATGACTATCCGGCGGGACATCGACAGCCTCGATGCGGCGGGAACTCTGCGGAAGGTCCACGGCGGCGCCGTATCCCGCGCAACGCTGAGCACGCTGGAACCCGGCTTCGGCGTCAATGCCGACCAACGCACGGAGGCGAAGGAAGCCATCGCCTCGGCGGCCGCTGAGCTCGTGGAGCCGGGCATGACCATAGCGCTGACCGGCGGCACCACCACCTACCGTCTGGTCGAACACCTCACAGGGCCGCTGACCATCATCACCAACTCCCTTCCTGCTGCCGAAAAGCTGCACCGGAGTGCAGCTTCGGGCATCACTGTGCTGCTCACGGGTGGGGAACGCTCACCTTCAGAGGCACTCGTCGGCCCCATCGCCACCTCCACCGTGCGGTCCTTCAACGTGGATCTGTGTTTCATGGGTTCCCACGGTGTCGATGCGGACGCCGGGATCACCACGCCAAACCTGGCCGAAGCGGACACCAACCGCGCCTTCGCCGAACAGTGCGGCCGGCTGGTCATCCTCGCCGATTCCACCAAGTTCGGTACGGTCAGCCTCGCCCGGGTGGCCGGTCTCGCCGCGGTGCACTGCATCGTCACAGACCAGCCGCCCAGTGACTCCCGCTATGCCGCACAGACCACCGTCATCACGCCTGATTCCTACGCCAGCCCCTCCACACAATTACCCCAGGACGCCCCATGA
- a CDS encoding ABC transporter ATP-binding protein, whose amino-acid sequence MTDSRPIAAETPGPGCRKRDPIVTAKNVTRSFGGINAVDVEYLEIPRNKITALIGPNGAGKTTLFNLLTGFDTPQSGEWQFDGHSLEGVAPYKVARLGMVRTFQLTKVMGKLTVMENMRLGAKDQPGESLLRALFKGLWGGREKEITAQAEVLLKKFKLDTKTDDYAASLSGGQRKLLEMARALMVRPRLVMLDEPMAGVNPALTQSLLDHIKNLKAEGMTVLFVEHDMHMVRHVADWVVVMAEGRVVAEGTPGVVMKDPAVIDAYLGAHHDVDLGDSHGVEMLEVELSHDEESVIGTDNAGLLDHHHTKITEAGHRGTEEKRP is encoded by the coding sequence ATGACCGATTCACGGCCCATCGCGGCCGAGACGCCCGGCCCCGGATGCCGCAAGCGGGACCCAATCGTCACCGCGAAGAACGTGACCCGCAGCTTCGGCGGCATCAACGCCGTCGACGTCGAGTACCTCGAAATTCCGCGTAACAAGATCACGGCGCTCATCGGACCGAACGGCGCGGGCAAGACCACGCTCTTCAATCTCCTCACCGGGTTCGACACACCCCAGAGCGGCGAATGGCAGTTCGACGGACACTCACTCGAAGGCGTGGCACCCTACAAGGTGGCGCGACTCGGCATGGTGCGCACGTTCCAGCTGACCAAGGTGATGGGCAAGCTCACCGTCATGGAGAACATGCGGCTGGGCGCCAAGGACCAGCCTGGTGAGAGCCTCCTGCGGGCACTGTTCAAGGGCTTGTGGGGCGGCAGGGAGAAGGAGATCACCGCGCAGGCGGAGGTCCTGCTCAAGAAGTTCAAGTTGGACACAAAAACCGATGACTACGCTGCGTCGCTCTCGGGCGGCCAGCGCAAGCTGCTCGAAATGGCGCGTGCGCTGATGGTCCGCCCGCGGCTGGTCATGCTCGACGAGCCGATGGCTGGGGTGAACCCTGCGCTCACGCAGTCGCTCCTTGACCACATCAAGAACCTGAAGGCAGAGGGCATGACGGTCCTTTTCGTGGAGCACGACATGCACATGGTCCGCCATGTTGCCGACTGGGTGGTTGTCATGGCGGAAGGCCGCGTGGTGGCTGAGGGAACTCCCGGCGTCGTCATGAAGGATCCGGCTGTGATCGATGCCTATCTGGGTGCCCACCACGACGTTGACCTGGGCGACTCCCACGGTGTCGAGATGCTCGAGGTTGAACTGTCGCATGATGAGGAGTCTGTGATCGGAACCGACAACGCGGGCCTCCTTGACCATCACCACACCAAGATCACTGAAGCGGGACACCGCGGCACAGAGGAGAAGCGGCCATGA
- the galK gene encoding galactokinase: protein MTLTQQFEDRFGHPPAGVWAAPGRVNVIGEHTDYNEGFVLPFAIDRSTQVAASMRNDTTVRVSSTFSRKSELVISELDELTAGGVEGWAAYPVGVLWALRQAGHEIRGMDLLIDSQVPVGAGLSSSAAIECAVAVAANELHGLGLSGSELALIGQRAENEMVGAPTGVMDQSASLLGKHGHAVFLDCRSQHAELVPFPLQEEGLALLVIDTRVSHSHATGGYAARRRSCEVGADVMGVAALRDLSEGDLAEASGLLDEETFRRVRHIVTENARVQATVELLRSEGPRAIGPLLDASHVSMRDDFEISCAELDLAVDSSRGAGALGARMTGGGFGGSAIALTQVEDIDRVRAAVMEAFAGAGFTEPLVFAVSPADGAGRVP, encoded by the coding sequence GTGACACTTACGCAGCAGTTCGAGGATCGCTTCGGGCATCCTCCGGCCGGGGTCTGGGCAGCGCCCGGAAGGGTCAATGTGATCGGCGAGCACACCGACTACAACGAGGGCTTTGTGCTGCCGTTCGCGATTGACCGGTCCACACAGGTTGCAGCCTCGATGCGGAATGACACGACCGTTCGGGTCAGCTCCACGTTCTCCCGCAAGAGCGAACTGGTGATCAGCGAGCTTGACGAGTTGACGGCCGGCGGCGTTGAGGGTTGGGCAGCATACCCGGTCGGTGTCCTCTGGGCGCTGCGGCAGGCCGGTCATGAGATTCGGGGCATGGACCTGCTGATCGATTCCCAGGTGCCCGTTGGCGCGGGGCTCTCCTCCTCGGCCGCAATCGAGTGTGCCGTCGCTGTTGCCGCCAACGAACTTCACGGTCTGGGGCTCAGCGGATCAGAGCTGGCGCTGATCGGCCAACGCGCTGAAAACGAGATGGTCGGCGCACCGACCGGCGTCATGGACCAGTCAGCGTCACTGCTGGGGAAGCACGGGCACGCCGTGTTCCTGGACTGCCGTTCGCAGCATGCCGAGCTGGTTCCCTTCCCGCTGCAGGAAGAGGGACTGGCCCTACTGGTGATAGATACGCGCGTGAGCCACTCGCACGCAACAGGCGGCTACGCGGCGCGGCGACGCTCGTGCGAGGTGGGCGCCGACGTCATGGGGGTAGCTGCGCTACGCGACCTCAGCGAAGGCGACCTTGCAGAGGCTTCGGGCCTGCTCGATGAGGAGACGTTCCGCCGCGTTCGCCACATCGTCACCGAGAACGCCCGGGTACAGGCAACGGTGGAACTCCTTCGTTCAGAAGGACCACGCGCGATCGGCCCACTGCTAGATGCGAGCCACGTCTCCATGCGCGATGACTTCGAGATTTCCTGCGCGGAGCTCGACCTCGCTGTCGACTCCTCCCGGGGGGCTGGAGCGCTGGGAGCCCGGATGACGGGCGGCGGCTTCGGCGGCTCTGCGATAGCGCTGACCCAGGTGGAGGACATCGATCGGGTGCGCGCCGCCGTCATGGAAGCGTTCGCCGGAGCGGGCTTTACCGAGCCCTTGGTCTTCGCGGTCTCCCCCGCGGACGGCGCCGGCCGCGTCCCCTGA
- a CDS encoding branched-chain amino acid ABC transporter permease, whose translation MDFANIFSLAFGEMISPTTAAYALAALGLAVHFGYTGLLNFGQAGFMAMGAYGYAISTLTFNAPLPVAVLVALLASVIFAVVLGIPTLRLRADYLAIVTIAAAEIVRYIVTTNGLTNVTGSANGLAGGFENGFFALNPFPDGNYNIGPVGMNEDGFFIRVVGWTIVALACVAVWLLMRSPWGRVLKGIREDENAVRSLGKNVYAYKMQALILGGLMGTVAGMIFTLPRGAVQPANYSTELTFFLYTVLLLGGMATVLGPVLGAMIFWVVLSLTQSLLFGAIEIGAITFLTNVQAGQLRYILVGVALMLLMIFRPQGVLGNKKELAFA comes from the coding sequence ATGGATTTCGCTAACATCTTCTCCCTCGCTTTCGGCGAGATGATCAGCCCGACGACGGCGGCATACGCCCTCGCCGCGCTTGGCCTGGCCGTTCACTTCGGTTACACCGGACTGCTCAACTTCGGCCAGGCAGGGTTCATGGCCATGGGCGCGTACGGTTACGCCATCTCGACCCTCACGTTCAACGCTCCACTGCCTGTGGCAGTGTTGGTGGCGTTGCTCGCTTCGGTGATTTTCGCCGTCGTACTCGGTATTCCAACGCTGCGGCTACGCGCTGATTATCTTGCGATCGTGACGATCGCGGCCGCTGAAATTGTGCGGTATATCGTTACGACGAACGGACTCACCAACGTCACGGGTTCGGCGAACGGTCTTGCGGGCGGTTTCGAGAACGGGTTCTTCGCACTCAATCCCTTCCCGGACGGGAACTACAACATCGGCCCGGTCGGTATGAACGAGGACGGCTTCTTCATCCGGGTTGTCGGCTGGACGATCGTGGCGCTGGCGTGCGTGGCCGTCTGGCTGCTCATGCGCAGCCCCTGGGGACGTGTGCTGAAGGGCATCCGCGAGGACGAGAACGCCGTCCGCTCACTTGGGAAGAACGTGTACGCCTACAAGATGCAGGCCCTGATCCTGGGCGGCCTCATGGGCACTGTCGCGGGGATGATCTTCACGCTCCCCCGCGGTGCCGTGCAGCCCGCGAACTATTCGACCGAACTGACGTTCTTCCTGTACACGGTCCTGCTGCTAGGCGGCATGGCCACGGTGCTTGGCCCGGTCCTCGGCGCCATGATCTTCTGGGTGGTTCTCTCGCTGACCCAGAGCCTCCTGTTCGGCGCCATTGAGATCGGCGCCATCACATTCCTCACCAACGTCCAGGCCGGACAGCTCCGCTACATCCTCGTGGGTGTGGCGCTCATGCTGCTCATGATCTTCAGGCCGCAGGGCGTGCTCGGAAACAAGAAGGAGTTGGCGTTCGCATGA
- a CDS encoding rhomboid family intramembrane serine protease, translated as MSSRADVLAKRARSGLVTVAVLAGLLWAVQLVNVLTGFFLIRALGIEPRELDGLDGVLFAPLLHADFGHLFSNTLPLVVLGFLAFLEGAKRFAIALGASWLASGLGVWVFGGGLTIGASGVVFGLFAYLLVRGFYNRDFKQVLLAVVLFLVYGSLLWGILPQFGSNISWQAHLFGALGGVLAALILKRRPAPSGASRRNAVNP; from the coding sequence TTGTCATCCAGGGCTGACGTGCTGGCGAAACGGGCACGCAGCGGCCTGGTGACCGTCGCCGTCCTCGCCGGTCTGCTGTGGGCGGTGCAGCTGGTCAACGTCCTGACGGGTTTCTTCCTGATCCGTGCACTGGGTATTGAGCCCCGTGAACTGGACGGCCTGGACGGCGTGCTCTTCGCACCGCTGCTGCACGCGGATTTTGGGCATCTTTTCAGCAACACGCTGCCGCTGGTGGTCCTGGGATTCCTTGCCTTCCTCGAGGGTGCCAAGCGGTTCGCCATTGCTCTTGGAGCGAGCTGGCTGGCCTCGGGACTCGGGGTGTGGGTCTTCGGCGGAGGGCTGACCATCGGGGCATCAGGCGTGGTGTTCGGCCTGTTTGCCTATCTCCTGGTGCGGGGGTTCTACAACAGGGACTTCAAGCAGGTCCTGCTCGCCGTCGTCCTCTTCCTGGTATATGGCTCGCTTCTGTGGGGCATCCTGCCGCAGTTCGGCTCGAACATCTCATGGCAGGCGCACCTCTTCGGCGCGCTGGGAGGCGTGCTGGCCGCGCTGATACTGAAACGGCGGCCTGCCCCGTCTGGAGCAAGCCGCCGTAACGCCGTCAATCCCTAG
- a CDS encoding co-chaperone GroES, with protein sequence MLHDRLLVVLDKDGSERRSSSGIVIPATAVMGKRLAWADVAAAGPSVRQVSRGDRILFDPEDKSEVDVGGTDYILLRERDVHAVAQPEHDDAGTGLYL encoded by the coding sequence ATGCTTCACGACCGACTCCTGGTGGTCCTGGACAAGGACGGCAGCGAGCGGCGATCGTCGTCGGGCATCGTGATTCCAGCGACAGCGGTGATGGGAAAGCGCCTCGCCTGGGCCGATGTCGCCGCGGCTGGCCCGAGCGTCCGCCAGGTCTCGCGGGGCGACCGCATCCTGTTCGATCCCGAAGACAAATCCGAGGTCGATGTCGGCGGCACCGACTACATCCTCCTGCGCGAACGCGATGTTCATGCCGTCGCGCAGCCGGAGCACGACGACGCCGGCACCGGGCTCTATCTTTAG